One part of the Mariniflexile litorale genome encodes these proteins:
- a CDS encoding GH92 family glycosyl hydrolase — MKNITKSILFLVLITSCKNNVNNSLPEKDSSEFVNSFIGTGGHGHTYPGATVPFGMVQVSPDNGISSWDWCSGYHYSDSIIAGFSHLHLSGTGIGDLADILFMPVNKNVDLTINTTSRDSLPYKSSYSHDNEKASPGYYQVFLETPKINVELTSSLRTAYHKYTFSENDKQSVVVDLGFAINWDKALSTSITIEDEYTMSGYRFSTGWAKNQKVFFVAKFSKPISQHVLVVDGKQRENMFAEGDKVKSQLFFDNKISNELFVKVAVSSVSVSNAKENLDIDDLTFEKVKAESKTIWDTALNKIEVETPVDSLKTIFYTALYHSQIAPVTYSDKNGEFRKENDSIVTATNYIAYSTLSLWDTFRAENPLLTFLAPDKVSDMVNSMLAYYETKKILPVWTLYANETNTMTGYHSIPVIVDAYKKGIKGFDAEKAYEAMKQTMMQDDRGLNFYKKYGYVPYNLLDESVTITLEYAFDDWCVAQMAKDLGKEDDYKYFLNRSKAYQYLFDPETGFMRGKSENGKSWNEPFDPKHSNHREQTDYTEGNAWQHSWFVPHNVEDFISLHGSDNIFTNRLEELFTESSEITGNNISADISGLIGQYAHGNEPSHHIAYMFNKANKPWRTQYWVHHILNTQYNTTPNGLSGNEDCGQMSAWYVFSSIGFYPMNPASGDYEIGSPLFEKSTIKLAEEKTFVIEAENISNTNFYIQSATLNGVEFNQTSISHQQILEGGILHFVMGSEPNKTWGVTLKKNKN; from the coding sequence ATGAAGAACATTACAAAGTCAATCTTGTTTTTAGTTTTAATAACTAGTTGCAAAAATAACGTAAATAATAGTCTACCTGAAAAAGATTCAAGTGAATTTGTAAATTCCTTTATAGGAACAGGTGGTCATGGTCATACATATCCAGGGGCTACGGTTCCTTTTGGAATGGTTCAAGTAAGTCCAGACAATGGTATTTCAAGTTGGGATTGGTGTTCAGGATATCATTATTCAGATTCTATTATAGCAGGGTTTAGTCATTTGCATTTAAGCGGAACGGGTATTGGTGATTTGGCCGATATCTTATTTATGCCAGTAAATAAAAATGTTGATTTAACAATCAATACCACGTCAAGGGATTCACTTCCATATAAATCATCTTACAGTCATGATAATGAAAAGGCGAGTCCAGGATATTATCAGGTTTTTTTAGAGACTCCTAAAATAAACGTAGAGTTAACATCATCATTACGTACGGCATATCATAAATACACATTTTCAGAAAATGATAAACAATCTGTAGTCGTAGATTTGGGATTCGCTATTAATTGGGATAAAGCATTAAGCACATCTATTACCATTGAAGACGAATATACTATGAGTGGTTACCGATTTAGTACGGGATGGGCAAAAAATCAAAAGGTGTTTTTTGTTGCTAAATTTTCTAAACCAATTTCACAACATGTATTAGTTGTAGATGGAAAACAAAGAGAAAACATGTTTGCTGAAGGAGACAAAGTTAAATCTCAGCTATTTTTTGATAATAAAATTTCTAATGAATTATTTGTGAAAGTCGCAGTTTCATCTGTAAGTGTTAGTAATGCAAAAGAGAATTTAGATATTGATGATTTAACTTTTGAAAAGGTAAAAGCAGAATCTAAAACTATTTGGGATACCGCTTTAAACAAAATAGAAGTTGAAACTCCTGTTGATTCACTAAAAACTATATTTTACACGGCGCTTTATCACTCTCAAATAGCGCCTGTAACTTATAGTGATAAAAATGGCGAATTTAGAAAAGAAAACGATAGCATAGTTACAGCTACCAATTATATCGCCTATTCTACATTATCACTTTGGGATACTTTTAGAGCTGAAAATCCATTACTTACATTTCTAGCTCCAGACAAAGTTTCAGACATGGTTAATTCTATGTTAGCGTATTACGAGACTAAAAAAATATTACCTGTATGGACGCTATATGCTAATGAAACCAATACGATGACAGGCTACCATTCTATTCCTGTAATTGTAGATGCTTACAAAAAAGGCATTAAAGGTTTTGATGCTGAAAAGGCTTATGAAGCGATGAAACAAACCATGATGCAAGATGATCGTGGATTAAATTTTTATAAAAAGTATGGTTATGTACCTTATAATTTATTAGACGAATCCGTTACTATTACTTTAGAATATGCTTTTGATGATTGGTGTGTTGCTCAAATGGCAAAAGACTTAGGTAAAGAAGATGATTACAAATATTTCTTGAATCGTTCTAAAGCTTATCAATATTTGTTTGATCCAGAGACAGGATTTATGAGAGGGAAATCTGAAAATGGAAAATCATGGAATGAACCTTTTGATCCAAAACACTCAAATCATAGAGAGCAAACAGATTATACCGAAGGTAATGCATGGCAACACAGTTGGTTTGTACCTCATAATGTTGAAGATTTTATTTCATTACATGGAAGTGATAACATCTTCACAAATCGTTTAGAGGAATTATTCACTGAGAGTTCAGAAATTACAGGAAATAATATATCTGCTGATATTTCTGGGTTAATAGGCCAATATGCACATGGTAATGAACCAAGCCATCATATTGCATATATGTTTAATAAAGCGAACAAACCGTGGCGCACGCAATACTGGGTGCATCATATTTTAAATACCCAATACAATACAACACCAAATGGATTAAGCGGTAATGAAGACTGTGGACAAATGTCTGCTTGGTACGTTTTTAGTTCTATAGGTTTCTATCCTATGAACCCCGCTTCAGGAGACTATGAAATAGGAAGTCCTCTTTTTGAAAAATCAACCATTAAACTTGCAGAAGAAAAAACATTTGTTATTGAAGCTGAAAATATTTCAAACACAAACTTTTATATACAGTCAGCAACACTTAATGGCGTTGAATTTAATCAAACATCTATTTCGCATCAGCAAATATTAGAAGGCGGTATTTTACATTTTGTTATGGGGTCTGAGCCAAATAAAACATGGGGTGTAACACTTAAAAAGAACAAAAACTAA
- a CDS encoding sensor histidine kinase: MKNENKLHQISWRYHVVFWMVYFLFNTFRWGSYFNDYEYSLKSNMLGFPIHMALSYLNIFILMPFLIYRKKYFLYILSVLSAIFIMVLVKFNLTYLLISQNVWPEGPEFLNKLSFNYTIDMMIGELYVITFVAAIKITLDFLKEHKRVTDLEKAQLETELLFLKNQISPHFFFNTLNNIYSLSVEKSEKTPKIILKLSELMRYMLYETKERRQTLENEILCIQNYIDLERVRYDDSLEVNMSISGDIQDKEIAPILLLTFIENAFKHGANKNIGKVKIVINFKIKENFLYFTVINPLPLITDHKDNLKQSSGIGLENVKKRLELGYNKKDYDLKIKSHKNKFVVKLKIKVG, from the coding sequence ATGAAAAATGAAAATAAATTACACCAAATATCATGGCGTTATCATGTTGTCTTTTGGATGGTATACTTTCTATTTAATACATTCCGTTGGGGTAGCTATTTTAATGATTATGAGTATTCATTGAAATCAAATATGTTAGGTTTTCCTATTCATATGGCTCTTAGTTATCTAAATATTTTTATTCTCATGCCGTTTTTGATCTATAGAAAAAAATATTTTTTATATATCCTTTCTGTTTTATCTGCCATTTTTATAATGGTTTTAGTAAAATTTAATTTAACGTATTTATTGATAAGTCAGAATGTATGGCCCGAAGGACCAGAGTTCCTAAACAAATTATCTTTCAATTACACCATAGATATGATGATTGGTGAATTGTATGTTATCACATTTGTTGCAGCTATAAAAATAACACTAGATTTTTTAAAAGAACATAAAAGAGTCACGGACCTTGAAAAAGCACAATTAGAAACTGAATTACTTTTTTTAAAGAATCAAATTTCACCTCATTTCTTTTTTAATACACTTAATAATATCTATTCTTTATCTGTAGAAAAGTCTGAAAAAACACCCAAAATAATATTAAAACTCTCTGAATTAATGCGTTATATGCTTTACGAAACAAAAGAGAGGCGGCAAACACTAGAGAACGAGATACTTTGTATCCAAAATTATATAGATTTAGAAAGAGTTAGATATGATGATTCTCTTGAAGTGAATATGTCTATATCTGGCGATATTCAAGATAAAGAAATTGCCCCCATATTATTATTAACATTTATTGAAAATGCCTTTAAACATGGGGCGAATAAAAATATAGGTAAAGTTAAAATTGTTATTAACTTTAAAATCAAAGAAAATTTTCTTTATTTTACCGTTATTAACCCCTTACCATTAATAACAGATCATAAAGACAACCTGAAGCAATCCAGTGGGATTGGATTGGAAAATGTTAAAAAAAGACTGGAATTAGGTTACAACAAAAAAGATTATGATCTGAAAATAAAAAGTCATAAAAATAAATTTGTAGTAAAACTCAAAATTAAAGTTGGTTAA
- a CDS encoding response regulator transcription factor, with amino-acid sequence MTISCLIIDDEPLAINIIKNYLEQIENFEIVNTFNNAIDGLNFLKNNSVDVIFLDINMPVLDGINFIKSLDEPPLLIITSAYDEFAIETYELDVLDYLVKPIEFPRFMKALNKIEKRLDIVKTPLEKTKERPFIFVKIDKKKMKKIFLDEILVIESLKDYLKINTLTGRYIVHSTLSDFTNLLPSRDFIRIHRSYTIAIDKIDAVEGNSVEIEGLRYVIGRSYLEEVKQKILNSSI; translated from the coding sequence ATGACCATTAGTTGTTTAATTATTGATGATGAACCATTAGCAATAAATATTATTAAAAATTATTTAGAACAAATTGAAAATTTTGAAATAGTAAACACATTTAATAATGCTATAGATGGTTTAAATTTCTTAAAAAACAATTCTGTTGATGTTATTTTTTTAGATATCAATATGCCTGTACTAGATGGTATTAATTTTATTAAAAGTTTAGATGAACCGCCCTTATTAATAATTACCAGTGCTTATGATGAATTTGCTATAGAAACTTATGAATTAGATGTTTTAGATTACTTAGTAAAACCTATTGAGTTTCCAAGGTTTATGAAAGCTCTAAATAAAATAGAAAAAAGACTTGATATTGTAAAAACTCCTTTAGAAAAGACTAAAGAACGTCCTTTCATTTTTGTTAAAATTGACAAAAAGAAAATGAAGAAAATTTTTCTTGATGAAATTTTAGTTATTGAAAGTTTAAAAGATTATTTAAAAATTAATACCTTAACAGGTAGATACATTGTACACAGTACGCTATCGGATTTTACAAATTTATTACCTTCTAGGGATTTTATAAGAATACATAGATCTTATACTATTGCCATTGATAAAATTGATGCTGTTGAAGGGAATAGTGTCGAAATTGAAGGACTTAGATATGTAATTGGCCGATCTTATTTGGAAGAAGTAAAACAGAAAATTTTAAATTCTTCTATTTAA